Proteins encoded together in one Marinithermus hydrothermalis DSM 14884 window:
- the gap gene encoding type I glyceraldehyde-3-phosphate dehydrogenase — MRIGINGFGRIGRQVFRILHQRGIPVALVNDLTHTRTLAHLLKYDSNYGPFPGAIEYDEHHLLVDGQRIRVTSTRDPETIPWAEHGVDIVIESTGVFRDRANAEKHLKAGAKRVIITAPAKDPDWNALLGVNQDEYDPERHRIISNASCTTNSLAPVMKVLDETFGIEKSLMTTVHSYTNDQRILDLPHSDLRRARAAAINIIPTTTGAAKATAKVLPQLKGRFDGMALRVPTPTGSISDITVLLKRDATREEINAALKAAAEGPLKGIMRYTEEPIVRTDIVGDPHSAIIDGSLTISLGNLAKVFSWYDNEWGYASRIADLVELIGKHE; from the coding sequence ATGAGGATTGGCATCAACGGGTTTGGACGTATCGGCCGGCAAGTCTTCCGCATCCTACACCAACGCGGCATCCCCGTCGCACTGGTCAACGACCTGACCCACACCCGAACCCTTGCGCACTTGTTAAAGTACGACTCCAACTACGGCCCCTTCCCAGGCGCGATCGAGTACGACGAGCACCACCTCCTCGTCGACGGCCAACGCATCCGCGTTACCTCCACCCGCGATCCCGAAACCATCCCCTGGGCTGAGCACGGCGTGGACATCGTTATCGAATCCACCGGCGTCTTCCGCGACCGCGCAAACGCCGAAAAACACCTCAAAGCCGGGGCGAAACGGGTGATCATCACCGCCCCCGCTAAAGATCCCGACTGGAACGCCCTCCTCGGCGTCAACCAGGACGAGTACGACCCGGAACGGCACCGCATCATCTCCAACGCCTCCTGCACCACCAACTCCCTCGCCCCGGTCATGAAGGTCCTGGACGAAACCTTCGGTATCGAGAAGTCCCTCATGACCACGGTCCACTCCTACACCAACGACCAACGCATCCTGGACCTTCCCCACTCCGACCTCCGGCGCGCTCGAGCCGCGGCGATCAACATCATCCCCACCACGACCGGGGCCGCCAAAGCCACCGCCAAAGTCCTCCCCCAACTCAAGGGCCGGTTCGACGGAATGGCCCTCCGGGTCCCCACCCCCACCGGGTCGATCAGCGACATCACCGTCCTCCTCAAGCGCGACGCCACCCGCGAAGAGATCAACGCCGCCCTCAAAGCCGCCGCGGAAGGCCCCCTCAAGGGCATCATGCGCTACACCGAGGAACCCATCGTGCGCACCGACATCGTCGGCGATCCGCACTCCGCCATCATCGACGGCAGCCTCACCATCTCCCTCGGAAACCTCGCCAAGGTCTTCAGCTGGTACGACAACGAGTGGGGGTATGCCAGCCGCATAGCTGACCTGGTGGAACTCATCGGAAAACACGAGTAA